The stretch of DNA ACCCATGTCGACTTGTTAAAATGGTGACAAATCCTTTTGATGGCAAAGATAGGTGCAATTTAAGTTAAAGACAATAATTGGTACTTATGAAAGAAATAAACCCAATGAGAGAGTAGAAAAGTAGAATAGATCACACAGCAGGAACTCTGTTGCAAACTCATTCCcgatgaaatttttatttatcataatgttTCTTTGGATTTTCAACGAGTTGAAATATCACGTCCGACAAATTGTTCGGCCACAGTTTCTCGTGAGTATTGCTGTAATACTCACCCAGCTTATTGTTTATCTTGCACTGGCGCAGCGCCTCGTTGAAGCCCTCACACAGTGAAAGGTCGCTCTGTCCCTGCGCGCACTGCAGGAACTGTTGGAACCTCAAACGCACACGCTGGCGCGCCAGCTGGTGCAGCAGCAGCAGCTGGGGCAGGAGCAGGCTGGGCCGCTATAGCATCGTTAACCACGCCACCGCTGAACATCCCTGTCATCGCGTGGCCCACGGTGTGACCCTGGACATCATTAGTGTTGTCTTGTAAATTACTCTCAAAACTCCTCAGTACTAACTGAATTTACAATCATACAACAAACAATGTGATTTAAATCACACGGTTTGAAATCTGTTGCCTCAAGGCAAGGCCAAGATATCTCAAGATATTTCTTTCAACATGGTCTACCAAAGAACTTATACAAACTTTGGTTCtggttgataaataaattatataaaaccttttaagacgaacatatttttcattactttttcacTGTTGCATTTTAAAATGAGTGATAAGCATGgttagtattaaaaaacaaacattttgtaggATTTTACACgctaaaaaactaattattgcagtcaacattgatatatatatatatatatatagcaaaatattataattatgtaaatgagtttttaattctcTGC from Homalodisca vitripennis isolate AUS2020 unplaced genomic scaffold, UT_GWSS_2.1 ScUCBcl_3425;HRSCAF=8956, whole genome shotgun sequence encodes:
- the LOC124372524 gene encoding LOW QUALITY PROTEIN: coiled-coil-helix-coiled-coil-helix domain-containing protein 10, mitochondrial-like (The sequence of the model RefSeq protein was modified relative to this genomic sequence to represent the inferred CDS: deleted 1 base in 1 codon) — protein: MTGMFSGGVVNDAIAAQPAPAPAAAAAPAGAPACAFEVQQFLQCAQGQSDLSLCEGFNEALRQCKINNKL